A segment of the Streptomyces pactum genome:
ACGTTCAGGGTGTTCGGCAGACGGTGCGCGTCGGGACCATTGAGGTGCATGCGGCCAGGCAGGGCAGCCGTCAGCCGTTGGTGGAGGTCGTCGCGCAGGGCCGCGATGCGGGCCGGGGCGCCGGAGGCCAGTTCGGCAGCCGCGATCTGGGCGGCGGTGCCGAGCGCGACGGCCAGGGCGACGTTCTCCGTGCCCGCCCGCAGGCCGCGCTCCTGCCCGCCCCCGTAGACGACCGGCTCCAGCCGTACCCCGTCGCGTACGAAGAGGGCGGCGGCGCCCTTGGGCGCGTACATCTTGTGCCCCACCGTTGTGAGCAGGTCCACGCCCAGCTCACGGACATTGATCGAAACCTTGCCCACCGCCTGGGCAGCGTCGCAGTGGAACAGCGACCCGCGCTCGTGAGCGAGCGCAGCGAGCTCCGCGATCGGCTGGAGAGCGCCGGTCTCGTTGTTCGCCGCCATCACCGACACCAGCACCGTGTCCTCGGTGAACGCGCCGACCAGCGCCGCCGGGGAAAGGAGCCCCTCGCCGTCGACCGGCAGCACGGTCACCCGCGCGCCGTGCAGCCGCTCAAGGGCCCGGCACGTCTCCAGGACGGCAGGGTGCTCGGTGGCCTGGGTGATCACATGCGGGTGACGGCGGCCAGAGCCAAGGACCGCGCCCCGCAGGGCGAGCAGGTCGGCTTCGGACCCGGAGCCGGTGAACGCGACTTCGCCGGGCCGGGCACCGATCAGGTCTGCGACCTGGGCGCGGGCTTCGGCGAGAGCCCGTCGAGGCTCCTGGGAGAACGGGTGGCTGCTGGAGGGGTTGCCGAAGAAGTCGGCCAGGTACGGGAGCATCGCCTCGGCGACGCGCGGGTCGACCGGGGTGGTGGCGTTGTAGTCCAGGTACACCGGGCCGTCGGCCAGCCCCGGATGAACGTCTGGCGTCCCGGCGATCACACGAGCTCCCCGGCGTCGACGGGCATGTCGGACAAGCGCCACTCGAGCATGCCGTCGTTCATGCGCAGCGCGCGTCGTCCACGGTCTGTCAGCAGCCGAACGGCGTCGTAGGCGAGTGCGCAGTACTCGCCGCGGCAGTAGACGACGATCTCCACGTGCTCGGGCAGTTCGTCGATCCGATGGGCCAGCTCCGCTACCGGGATGGAGAGAGCACCGGGGATGTGCCCGGCGAGATATTCCTCCATCGGCCGCACATCCAGCACTACTGCCGCACCGGACCGGACACGGGCCGCCAGCTCTTCGCGGTTGATCTCCTGTGCGCCGTCTTCCCCGAGGTAGGCGTCGCGGGCTGCGGGAACGGACGACTGGTGCGTCTCGGCCACCTTGCGCAGCAGCGCGAACAGTTGGGCGACGTCGTCGCCGGCGAGCCGGTAGTGGATTCGCACGCCTTCACGGCGAGTGGCGACGAACCCGGCCCGCTTGAGGGTCTGCAGGTGGGCCGATGCCGTGGTCAGATTCAGGCCGGCTGCTTTCGCGAGCGCGTCCACAGTGCGCTCGCCCTGGGCTAGGAGATCGAGCAGTTCCAGCCTCTTTCCACTGGCCAGTGCTTTGCCGCTGACCGCGAACGCGTCGTAAAGCCGCGCCCTGGTGTTCTCCGCCACCACTCCTCCATGATTCCATGGAGGAATGTAGCTTATGGCGAGCGCTCCGGCCACCTTCCCTGCGGCGCGGTTTCGCCCCGGCCTGCTCACTGGCGGCCCAAGTGCGCGACCCGCGACGACGACCGGTCACCGGACCGGGTCACCATGTCACCGGCACAGCGGCGAGTCCGCCCGTGAGCGTGTCCTGGCGGACAGTGAGGTCGACCGTCTCCACCGCGGAACCCGCGCGCACCCCGCCCGGGAGGAACGACACCCGAGTGACGGGCAAGATCCTTGTCTGCGTCTGCCCCGGCAGCCACCTGGGTCGATGCCGTGAGACGGCGGTAGAAGGCTGTACGGGTTGGCTGGAAGTCCTTGCCCGCGAGCATCTGTTCTAGATATCTTTAGAACATCCGAAGGGACCGGGGGTATGGCATGTCGGAGCGAGAAGTGCGTGAGGGCCTGTTCGGCCAGCTCGCTCGCATCGGCAAGGCCATCAGCAACCCCAAGCGCATCGAACTGCTCGACATCCTGGGGCAGGGAGAGCGCTCGGTGGAGTCTCTCGCCACCGTCACGAATATGACGGTGGGCAACACCTCCAGCCATCTGCAGGTCCTGCGGGGGGCTCGCATGGTCGAGACCCGCAAGGTGGGCACGAAGGTCATCTACTCGCTCGCGGACGAGCGGGTGGCGTGTTTCGTGCGTGAACTGTGGACGCTGGCAGACGCTCGCCTCGCTGAGGTGGAGCAGTTGATCCGTGAGTACCTGCAGGGCGAGGAGACGCTCGAGCGGGTCACCAAGGAAGAGCTCGTCGCCCGCTCGCTGAGCGGCGATGTGTTCATCATCGATGTGCGGCCGGCCGAGGAGTATGCGGCCGGGCACATCCCCGGAGCCACGTCGGTACCGTTCGACGAGTTGAGTGACCACCTGTCCCGGTTGCCTGCAGACCTGGATATCGTCGCGTACTGCCGTGGCCCGCACTGCGTCTTCGCTCCGAAGGCGGCGCAGATACTCAGGCAGCACGGACTTCGGGCGATGGTGCTCGAGGACGGCATGCCGGAATGGCGTCAGGGGGGACTTCCTGTGAGCACTGTCAGCAGTTAACCGAGTGGCCGCGGCAACCGCGGCGACGGACTTCAGCGTCATCTGTCACGGCCGGGTGCACCGCCCCGGGGCGCCGTTTCGGCGTGCCCGCATTCCCACGCGCCGGCCGCAGTTCCAACACGCGTCACCGGCGAAGCCGCACACGCGACACGCACTTTGACGTGTACTTGTCATGCTCGTGAACTGTAGGGGCGTACGTGAAGAAGATCCAACTGTTCCTTGCCCTGTCCGTGCTTGCTGCCACCGCCGCGTGCGGCGGCGACGCATCGGGCGAGACCAACGCCCAGGGCATTCCGGCGAAGTTACGCGTGGGGATCATCCCCAATGTGGCCCCGGACAAGCAGGGGGCCAAATACGATCCGCT
Coding sequences within it:
- a CDS encoding cysteine desulfurase family protein; this encodes MIAGTPDVHPGLADGPVYLDYNATTPVDPRVAEAMLPYLADFFGNPSSSHPFSQEPRRALAEARAQVADLIGARPGEVAFTGSGSEADLLALRGAVLGSGRRHPHVITQATEHPAVLETCRALERLHGARVTVLPVDGEGLLSPAALVGAFTEDTVLVSVMAANNETGALQPIAELAALAHERGSLFHCDAAQAVGKVSINVRELGVDLLTTVGHKMYAPKGAAALFVRDGVRLEPVVYGGGQERGLRAGTENVALAVALGTAAQIAAAELASGAPARIAALRDDLHQRLTAALPGRMHLNGPDAHRLPNTLNVSVDGVLGHELLAACHQIAASTGSACHSGTHTPSPVLTAMGLAPARALGALRLSLGRWTRHEDIETAASALVAAAHEVTELTG
- a CDS encoding ArsR/SmtB family transcription factor, which translates into the protein MAENTRARLYDAFAVSGKALASGKRLELLDLLAQGERTVDALAKAAGLNLTTASAHLQTLKRAGFVATRREGVRIHYRLAGDDVAQLFALLRKVAETHQSSVPAARDAYLGEDGAQEINREELAARVRSGAAVVLDVRPMEEYLAGHIPGALSIPVAELAHRIDELPEHVEIVVYCRGEYCALAYDAVRLLTDRGRRALRMNDGMLEWRLSDMPVDAGELV
- a CDS encoding ArsR/SmtB family transcription factor, translated to MSEREVREGLFGQLARIGKAISNPKRIELLDILGQGERSVESLATVTNMTVGNTSSHLQVLRGARMVETRKVGTKVIYSLADERVACFVRELWTLADARLAEVEQLIREYLQGEETLERVTKEELVARSLSGDVFIIDVRPAEEYAAGHIPGATSVPFDELSDHLSRLPADLDIVAYCRGPHCVFAPKAAQILRQHGLRAMVLEDGMPEWRQGGLPVSTVSS